Proteins found in one Oncorhynchus mykiss isolate Arlee chromosome 17, USDA_OmykA_1.1, whole genome shotgun sequence genomic segment:
- the LOC110493432 gene encoding ferredoxin-2, mitochondrial yields MAVSAGVRSSVGLTLRLSRVIPDCSTCPFNRLNSYLNGIASSSNVDRFRTLNRHLQTSKGLYQSEAGASAEDPQEDVVNVVYIDRSGQRIPVKAKVGDNAMYLAHRHNIELEGACEASLACSTCHVYVNRDHVDKLPEPDEREDDMLDMAPALQENSRLGCQIILTQELEGIELTLPKVTRNFYVDGHVPKPH; encoded by the exons ATGGCGGTCTCCGCTGGAGTTCGGTCGAGCGTGGGGCTGACTTTGAGACTTTCTAGAGTTATACCAGATTGTAGCACATGTCCTTTCAACAGGTTGAATAGTTATTTGAATGGTATAGCTAGTTCGTCGAATGTTGATCGTTTTCGGACGTTGAACCGACACTTGCAGACATCCAAAG gtcTGTACCAAAGTGAGGCGGGTGCAAGTGCAGAAGACCCCCAAGAAGATGT GGTGAATGTGGTTTACATAGATAGATCAGGACAGAGGATTCCAGTGAAGGCCAAAGTGGGAGACAATGCAATGTACCTGGCCCATAGGCACAACATTGAACTGGAAG GAGCTTGCGAGGCATCACTAGCTTGCTCAACGTGCCACGTGTATGTGAACAGAGACCATGTCGACAAGCTACCAGAGCCTGACGAAAG AGAGGATGACATGCTGGACATGGCCCCAGCGCTACAGGAGAACTCCAGACTTGGCTGTCAGATCATCCTCACCCAGGAGCTGGAGGGCATAGAGCTTACCCTGCCTAAGGTCACCAGGAACTTCTACGTGGACGGCCATGTTCCCAAACCACACTGA